In Desulfofustis limnaeus, the genomic stretch ATCAGGCCCGTACAGGCCAACGAGTTCGTTCAGGTGGCGCAGTGCATCTATAAAGCCTATGGTTATTCATATCCCAACGAGGATATGTACTATCCGGAACGAATCGCCACACTGGTTGAGTCAGGAAAACTAATCAGCGTCGTGGCGGTCGACCTCCACGGCCGATTAGCTGGCCATTACGCCCTCGAACGTTTTGATTTGGGCGCGATCGTCGAAAGCGGGCAGGCGGTGATCAGTCCCGAACATCGTGGACGAGGCCTGATGGGGGTTATGCGTACCCGGCTGGAAGCGGAAGCGATGAGGCTTGGTCTTGACGGCATTTACAGTCAACCCGTCACCAGTCACACTCGTAGCCAGTTGGTGAACATCAAGAACCACTCCAGACCATTTGGCTTGTCACTCGGCCTGGTACCCCAGACGCTGAACTTCAAGAGACTGTCGGTCGAACCTCTGCAGCAACGGGAAAGTTGTCTGTATTACTACAAGTCTCTGAAGCCTGTCACATCAAAGACTATTTATGTCGGTGCGCCGTACCGTGATATCGTTGTCACCATTTACCGCCAGGCGGGCATGGTTGTCTCGGTGCTTCCCGACGAGACAGCGGTTCCCCTCCCTGAGAACGCCTCCGTGAATACCCAATTCCACCCTTCGTGGGGGTTCGGCACCGTCATTATCAAAGAGAACGGCGACGACTGTGCCAAGCTGGTGAAGCAGGGGCTGTTCCACTTGACCATGAAGGCCGGGGCGCACATGGTCTATCTCGTCATCCCGCTTGAAGAACAGGGGTATAGTAGACTCCTCGATACGGCTCGCGAGCTGGGGTTCATATTCAGCGGAATCGCCCCCAGCGCGCTCTCGGGGAAGGACGCACTGCGACTGCAATTTGTCAATTGCGATATCGATTTTGACCGGTTGCAGATAGCCGAGGACGAGGCGCGCCTGATTGTTGACTACATCCGCCGGGAATACCAAGCGGCCGCCTTGCCGCTTTGCCCGTAACCACTCGAGCCAGGAGAGCATGCTCCAGTTAGTGCGTACTCACATAGATTACCGGTGGTTTTTCATCGGCCAGGTGGTCTCGCAGCTGGGTGATCGAATTCACTCGCTCGCTTTGCTTTGGCTGGTCTACTCCTGGTCCGGTTCGGCCGCAGCGGTCGGTGGCGTCATGGTTGCCACTAGTCTACCGGGGGTTCTGTTTTCACCGTTGGCGGGCAGCCTCTGTGACCGGGTCAGCAAGCGCACCCTGATGATCGCCGCCGACCTGATCCGTTTCGTCACCGTTATGCTGCTCGCACTCACCGCCTGGACAGGCTGGCTGAATTACCCGATCCTGATCGGGGCAACGATCGTCATTTCCCTTGCCGGCGCCACCTTCAATCCTGCCGCTCTGGCTTTGATCCCGGCCCTGGTGCCCCACCGACTGCTGACTCAAGCCAACGCGATGAACCAGCTCAGCGGTAGTGGCAGCGCCGTATTAGGACCCCTCTTCGGCAGCCTGCTCATCGCTGCCATTGGCGTGCCCCTAGCCTTTTTCGGTAACGGGTTATCCTTTCTAACCTCCTGGTTCTGCGTGAGTCGCATTAAGATCGAAGAGCCACCTGTCGCAGCTTCTTCATTGTGGCAGGATATGCGCGACGGCTTCTCGGCCGTGGTCGGCAATCAGCTTATCAAGTCGCTCCTTCCTCCCATTGCCGTGGTCAATTTTTTCTTCGCTGCCGTGGTGGTAGTCATCCCGGTCCTTGCCGAGGGAGTTTTTCAGCGCGGCTCTACTGGACTGGGCATACTGATGAGTACGTTCGGCGGCGGCATGCTGGTCGGAACCCTGCTTCTGTCGTTGATTCGCTCCGTACCACGGGGCCCGGTCCTGATCACCGCTTTCCTGCTCATGGGGAGTGCCTTTCTGCTCGTTGGACTCAGCACCACCTTCACCATCGCGCTGGCGGCACTCTTTACGGCCGGTTGCTGCCTGACCAGTATCAACATCCTCCTGATCGTGCTCTTCCAGACCATCCTGCCCTCCGAGTTCCGCGGCAAGGTAATGGCCTTGGTTAGCGCCACCGCACTATCACTGCAACCAATCGCCTACGGACTGACCGGTATCGCCCTGGAGCTCTTATCCCCTTCTCTGGTACTGATCTCAAGCGGTCTGGTTATCGCCGGATCAGGATGTTATCTGTGGTTCTGCCGACCGCTTCGCACCATTCAACCTTAACGGAGAGTGCATGGAACGCTTCTCGTTTTTTCAGCAGGTACGGGAGAACGTGCCGGCATACGGTCAGTTCTGCCAGGACCGCTCCTTGCAGACAAGTGTCGCGTGGCATGATATTCCAGTTATCGACAAGTCCACCTACCTGCTTTGCTACCCGCTACCTGACCTTTGCTGGAACGGTGATCTGGGCTCCCTTCATCTGCTGGGTGCCTCTTCCGGTTTCGGAAAATCAGGCACCCTGTTCTGGCCCAAACGTCCCCAGGATGAGCAGGACTACTTGCAGGCCATCGAATACAGTCTCCGGGAACATTACGCCATTCACGAGCGCAAGACTCTGATCATGGTCTGTCTTGCCTTCGGCTTGTGGATCGGCGGCATGCAGATCGCCACCGCCATCAGGACCCTGGCCGTCCGGGGACAACCTGGCATCATCTGCGCCACTCCCGGGCTCAACCTGAGCGAGGCGGTAGAGGTTTATCTCCAACTGCAGGGTCATGTGGAGCAGACCCTGATCATTACCAACCCCTCCAATATCGGCGTGTTGACCGCCCTCTTCGGCCGTGCTGGCTGCGACATCGCCAACGGGCGAATTAGCTTTCCGGTTGTCGGCGAGTATTTCTCCGAACACACCCGTCGTGGAATCGCTGCTCGCTATGGCCATCCCCCAGAAGCCCCCTTTTGTCTCTGGACCGGTTACGGATCTGCGGACACCGGCGATCTCGGCATGGAAACCGAGCCGACCATCGCCTTACGGAAACACATCTGCGACCACCCCTCGCTATCACACCGATTGTTCGGCACACGCGACACGCCAATGCTGTTCGTGCCGACCGGCAAGGCCTTTTTCGAGATCATTAACGATGAGATCGTCGTGACCAAGGATCAGCTTATCCCACTGGTCCGCTATAACACCCGAGATAAAGGACACCTGTTGGCCAAAGAGGATGTCCGTCCCCTCATCCCTGAACATCTGGCCGCGCCCCTTCCTGACCAGATTCTCTGCGTCCATGGACGCAGTGACGACAGTGTTGTCTTCTATGGCACCAATCTGCGCGTCGAAGAGATCAATCAGCACTTTCTCACGCTCGATGCCTCCTTCGGCTACGGCGGTCTCTTTCAGGTTTCGTCCCGGGAGATTGACGGAGTCGCTTTATTTTCCTTCACTATCTTTTGCGAGACACCGGAGCGTGCCGGGTTGGCCGATCGTTACCGGCAATCGTTGCTTGCCTTCCTGCTAACTAGCAGCAACGAGTTCAAGGCCAAGTATGACCATCTTGCCGCCGTCATCGGCGACCGCCTGCTCCAGGTTCGAGTTGCCGACATCCGCCAACGCCAGGGCAACCTTAAGCATAAATTCATCGTCGAGGACACCATATGAACCTGTGGCACCACCAATGGCCGGCAATCGCCACGGTACTCGCCCATGCCGATCGGTCTCCCTTCTACCGGCAGAAGTATGGTCGGACGTCCCCTGTCGCACCGGAAGACTTTCAGAACCTGCCGGTCCTGACTCGACAGGAACTCTACGAGAATTCCTATCCCAAATCACTGGCGATGCTCTCTTGTCCTCTGGAGGGTATGATCGTCACCTCCACCGGGGGGTCATCCGGCCTGGCCCGCTACACCCTGCTCACCCACCAGGAATGGCTTGCCTTCGCCTCGGTTCAGGCCGAAGCCATGAAAACTCTTGGGATCACCAGCCGGGATGTGGTCGCCAACCTGCTGATGGCCGGCAGCCTGTGGCCCTCTTTTATCGGCGTCCACGACGTGATCCGCATCGTCGGGGCCACTCACCTGCCCATCTCAGCCAATATCGACCTGGACCGGATCATTCGCTTCTGCAAGGAATTTCAACCGACGGTCCTGCTCTCACTGCCAACCTTGTTTGTCTTTTTGGCCGACAAGGCGTTGCAGGAAGGCCTCCGGTTCCCGCGACTGCGCATGATCGCCTATGCCGGCGAGCACATGAGTAAAGAGGCGCGCGAACACATCGGTCGCGCCCTGGGGATCAGCACCATCAAGGCGCTGGCCTATACCAGCGCCGATGCCGGCCTGATGGGCTACCAGTGTGCCCACTGCGCGGCAGGTACCTATCACCTACCTCGGGATTTTCAATGTATCGAGACGGTCGATCCGGAGACTCTCGCCCCCTGCTCCCCGGAACAACCGGGTGAAATTCTGGTCACCAACCTGGCCCGGTTCTCCATGCCGATCATCCGCTACCGGATCGGCGACCTGGCCACCATGCATGGCTCTCTCTGCCCGTGTGGTGACCCGAACCCGCTGTTCTCGCTCCAGGGACGAGCTGGAGAAGATTTCAAGTTGGGGGGGGGCTATATCTCGATGGGGGTGGTGGAGGCCGCAGTTGCCAACTATTGCGGCGGTCTCGGCACCATCAGCCTCAACCACCTCCTTGAACTGGAAGATCGGGGGAACCAGATGGAGGTGCGCTTGTATGTCGAGGCCGGCGACCCGGAGCAAGCCAAGGCTCAGGCCAGCTCATTGGCCGCGGCACTGTGCACGGCCATCCCGGAAGTGCAGGTGGGCTTGGACAAGAGGTATATCCGGGAACTGGCAGTAACCTTCGTTCCCTTGGGCAGTCTGGAGCGCAGCCCGATCACCGGCAAGGTTAAACGACTCAACGACAAACGGGTCCAGGAGTGAGATCATGACTATCCCGACCACAGCCATCGACCGCCTGTTCTCCGACATCACCGCCCTGCAGACCGGGGCGACAGCTGATCGTCTCTTCCTTGATGCGGTCCGTGAAGCATTTCGGCATCATTATGAACAGTGCCCGATGTACCAAAATCTCTGCCGCGATGCCGGCTTTTCCCCGGACCATTTGACCGGTCCAGCGGCCATTCCGGCTATTCCCTGGATCATGGTCAACGTGTTCAAGCACCATCACATCACTTCGGTGCCAGAGGAGCAGATCACCAAGACCTTTACCTCCAGTGGTACCAGTGGCCAGTTCAGCCACATCGCCTGGGACGAGGGATCGGCGCGGCGTCAAGGACTGATGCGGCAACGGATCATGGAGGCGTACGGACTGGTCAGCGATCAACCAGTCAACTATCTCTGCTTCAGCTACGATCCAAAAATTTCCGGCAATAAAGGAGCAGCCTACGCCCATCGGATGTACACCTCGTTTGCTCCGGCCGCCGAGATGTTTTTTGCCATTGACGACGGCACCCGGAACGATCAGGTATTTCAGGCCCAGGAGTGTCTCAACCGGCTCGAAGCATTCGCCGCAAGCGGTCTGCCCCTGCGCGTAGTCGGCTTCCCGGCCTTTGCCTGGAAAGCGCTGCAGTTGATGGGCGACAAAGGGATGAACCTGCAATTTCCCGGCGAAAGTCTCATCGTCTTTGGTGGCGGCTGGAAGTCACTGGCCGATGAAGCTGTTTCTCCCAAGCTGTTTGCCGACCACGTTGAACAGCGCCTCGGCATTACCCGGTCCCGCATCAGGGATGTCTTCGGCTTTGTCGAGCACGGCGTGCCCTATATCAGCTGCGAAGCCGGCCGGTTCCACGTCCCGGTTTTCTCACGAGCCTATATCCGCCGGCCTGGGACACTGGAACTGCTCGAACCGGGAGCGACTGGCCTACTACAGGTAGTATCTCCCTATAATATGGCGCAACCCAACCTGTCGATTCTATCCACCGATTATGCCCGGTTGACACAAAACTGCCCGTGCGGCCGGGACGGAACCGTTCTGCAGCTCCAGGGTCGAGCCGGGGTACGGAAACATCAGGGTTGCGCCCTGACTGCAGCGGAATTATTGCGCTGATCAGGCCAACAGCAAGCCGGTGACACCACTCGGGCCTCGCTGAGCGCCGATTCAAAATGCCACGATACTCAGGTTTACCTGAAGAGAAGCACGAGGAGAACGATATGGAATTCTATCTGTTCGGCAGCTGCATAGAACGAAATGAACCGGTGGATGAGACCTTGATGCGCCAGGTGTTACACCAGGCCAGGGAGGTGCAAACATCTCTGCAGAGTGTCGACCATCGGGCCATCATCGACCTGCTCGACGCCCTCGCCGACCGCTGGCAGGATCCTCAGTATCCCTATCGTCGCCAGGCCCTGGAACAGCTGCCCACACGTATCCGTTTCAGCGTCCCGATGATCGAGGCCGGCATCGATACCATGATTGGCCTGCTACGCAAGGAAAACCTCTACGCCAGGCTCGACTGTGATCTCGGCGACCGCCGCTTTCTTCAAGACTGGACCATGGATTCTCATTTCAACGGCCTGATCAAGGCTCAACCGCTGGGCATCGTCGCCCACGTCTCGGCGGGCAACGTCTTTGTCGGAGGGGTGGACAGCCTGATCCAGGGCATTGTAACCAAGAACGTCAACATCATGAAGATGTCGACCGTCGATCCACTTTTTCCGGTACTGTTTGCCAGAAGCCTGCTTGACCTCGACTCGACAGGGGTGGTCGGCCGGTCGCTGGCTCTGCTCACCTGGAAAGGGGGTGACGAATCGGTGGAAGAGGTGCTCAAGCAGCACTGCGACGGCATCGTCGTCTACGGCGGCAAGCAGACGGTCCATAGCTATCGGCACCATCTCGGACTGCACACCAGGTTGATCGAATATGGGCCGAAATACAGTTTTGTCCTGGTGGACAAAACCGAACTGCACAAGCGCGGCCTTAAGAACACCGCCCACCAGATTGCCCGGGACGGAGTGATGTGGGAACAATCGGCGTGCTCGTCACCACACGTGGTCTATATCAACGACCGGCAGGCAGCCCGGGAACTGCTTGAGGCCCTGGCCGAGAGTTTCGAGGAGTGGGCGGGAATCTATCCTCCCGGCCCGTTGACCGACGATGAAGCGACCGAAATCACCAAGGTCCGCGAGCTGGCCCGGGCCGAAAAGGCTTTGGGGGTTGGAGACTACCGCTTCTCACCGCACCTGTCCTGGACCATTGTCATCAAGGAAGATGACGCCTTCGAGACCTCCTGTCTGCATCGCACCTTACTCATCAAGCCGGTGGCAAACCTGGATGTGGCCCTGGCTGCCGTTGAACAGATGGGTCATTACATTCAGACCGTGGCCTTGGTAACCGACGAAAAAACAGCGAGAACCGCCGCCACCAGGCTGGCCAACCACGGCGCCGACCGATTTGTCGAACCAGGCCGGATGGCCGTCCGCAAACACGGCACGCCCCACGATGGGACCCGCGGTTTGGCGGAGCTGGTTCGTTGGGTGTCCCTGGCCCGAGACCAGTACGAACTGCCAGTTCATGATTGCCGCTGGCGGCCCTACTCCGCCGAGGAAGACCGATTTGATTTCATCGAGCCCAGCCAACGTCAGGCCATGGTTCTCAGCCGCCTGACAACACTGGTCGAGCAGTGCCGTCGTCAGTCGCCGCTGTTGACTGAACGCTACGGCAGCCTGTCTCTGGCCAGCTTTGACGATTTTCTGCGCTTTCCGCTGATGACCGGAAGCGACTATCGTGATCATCTGCCACCCTACGGAGACGGATTGCTCACCGGCCCGGTCAGCGGCGGTTACACGTTTTCCAGCGGCGGCACCACCGGACGTCCCAAGCTGGTCTACCGCACTCATGAGGAGCAGCAGTACAACGCCGCCCGCCTCGGCAAAGGTCTGGCCCTGTCCGTCTTCCACCCGGGTGATACCGTCGCCAACCTGCTCTTTGCCGGCAACCTCTGGGCTTCTTTCGTCTCCTACAATCAGGCGTTGGAACACACCGGCTGCCGAATCCTGCCCATTTCCGGCAACCTGGCAATCGAATCGATCGTTGCGTATCTGCGGTTATTCAAACCCAACGGGGCTATCACCATCCCCTCAGTACTCCTCGGTCTGGCCGCCCACGTGGAGCAACATCGTATCACAGACATTCGCCTGGAAAAAGTGGCCACCGGCGGTGAACATTTGTTTGCCGGTGCCAGAGAGTACCTACAGCGAGTCCTGGGTATCTCCATCTTCGCCTCGACCGGTTACACCACCAACGACACCGGCGCCATCGGCTACCAATGCCAAGCCTGTCAGCACCATCTGCATCATGTCCATGAAGACCTGCACTACGTGGAGATCCTTCATCCGGAAACCTTGGCACCAGTGGCCGTCGGAGAAATCGGCAAGATCGTCGTGACCAATCTGCAGCGCATCCTGATGCCGACCATCCGCTACGACGTCGGCGACCTGGGACGATGGGTGGACACCCCCTGTCCCTGTGGCCGCACCACCCGCCTCTTCGAGTTGCTTGGCAGGGCCGATGATGTCCTGATCATCGGTGGCGGCAATGTCCAACCGGAGACCGTAGCTGCCGCGGTACATGACATCGACGGCCTGTCCGAACAATTCCAGATGGTAGCGGAACTGGCAGGGCACTTGGACCGCCTGGTGATTCGGGTGGAGCGCAGTGGGCCGCACCAGCGATCAAACGAAGAGCTGGCCCGGTCGCTCTTGGCCCAGATTTACCAGACGTCCAAAGAGGTCAAGGAGATGGTAAGACAACGTCTAGCCGCGGAACCCAGGATCGAGATCCTGCCCGAGGGCGGCCTGGAACGAAATCCGAAAACGGGCAAGATCAGGCTTTCCATCGATCGACGCTAAACGGGATACTCCGCTGGGACCACACGGATGCCCCCCCCTTCGATCGTGTGTCAAAGGATGCACAGCCTATTCGGATGAAAACTATCGGCCGATGAAGCTACGAATCTCCACCTCCGTCCGACCATACGTTGCCGTTATATTGAACAGGAACTGGTCAAGCAGCGCCGGCGGGACAGTGCTCGTGCGACACATCGCCTCAAGCTCACCGAGCAGTTGTTGGAGGGACTGGGCTCCCACATTCGCCGATGCCCCCTTCAACTTATGCGCCTGAGCGTGGATCGTCGGAATGTCGCGCGACCTGATTGCCGCCGCCAAATGAGCAAGGTACAACGGCATTTCCTGCAGGAACAGTCGCAGGATATCCCTGAGCATCGCCTCATCCCCCAGCAGCCGGCCGAGCAGCCCGCCATGCTCGAAAAGCACGACGGTAGCTTCCGGAGGTGCGGCGCCGGGTACCGATGGACCGACATCCGCTGCAGGATGGCTGGCGACCGTCTGGTCGGCCGCCGTGTTATGCGGCAACAGCCAGCGATTGAGCAGCAAAAGGACTCCGTCAGTATTGATCGGCTTGGCCAGGTAGTCATCCATACCGGCATCGACACAAGCCTGCTGATCCTCCTTCAAAGCATAAGCGGTCAAGGCGACCACGACTGACCGGGACCGCCCGCACTCAGCCTCGATCAGCCTGATCCGCCGGGTAGCCTCCATACCATCCATCTCCGGCATCTGCACATCCATGAAGATCAGATCGTAGGCCTTGCGTAGCACAGCTGCGACCGCCTCCGTGCCGTTACTCACCGTGTCGATCTGGGTGACCCCCAGTTTGCTCAGGATACCGAGCATAACCTGGCGATTGACTTGGTTGTCCTCAGCAAGGAGGATTCGCTTACGCCGATACTGATGGTCGACGGATTCGAGATGGTCCTTTTCATCTCTACCTGGGTGTCGGTATTTCCGCCCGGTCAACAGAACCGCCAGGGTATCGAGCAGATCGCCGTGGCGAATGGGCTTGATCAGGTGGGCGACGCACCCGAGTGCCGTACACCGCCGGATATCGTCAAGCCGGTTGAGGGACACCAATGCAATCACCTTGAGAGATGCTAGCTCCGGCTCGGCCCTGATCGTCTCAAACAGTGGTACCATACCCTCACCGACCAGATTCACGTCACCGATAACCGTAGTAAACGGTTCTTTGCCGGCAACACTTGCGCGCAGGAGTTGCAGTGCCGCCGGACCATCTTCAACTTCTGTGGTCTGCGCCTGCCAGAATTGGAGTTGCCGAGCCAAGGCCCGGGCCACCGCCACGCTGCCGTCGACGATGAGAATCATTTCCCGACGCAGGGTCGCCAACCAAGGCACGTCCGGCTCGGTCTGGCTAACGGTTAGAAACGGTATGGTGCATAAAAACGTTGCCCCCCGGTTCGGCTGACTCTGCACCGAGATGTCACCGCCCATCAGAACTACCAGTTGGCGCGTAATGGCCAAGCCGAGTCCAGTGCCGCCATAGGTACGCGTCGTGGAGACATCGGCCTGGGTAAAACTTTCAAAGATGGTTTTCTGTTTGTCGGCAGAGATGCCGATACCAGTGTCACTCACCACAAAACGCAGTGCCAGCACCTGTTCATGCCGCTCCTGCAGATCGACCTCGACGCGAACCTCGCCGCTGGAAGTGAATTTGATGGCGTTGCTCACCAGGTTCAACAAGATCTGACGCAAACGACCTGAGTCACCGACATAGGCGCTTGGCAGTTCGGGGGCCGCGGAAACGATGAGGTCCAGCCCCTTTTCCGCAGCCCTGATCGCAACCGTTCCGAGTACGTTGTCGAGCAGTGAGCGGAGATTAAACTCGATCGTCTCAAGCTCGATCATTCCCGCCTCGATTTTTGAGAAATCGAGAATGTCGTTGATGATGTTCAGCAAGGATTCGGCGCTCAGGCGTACCGTTTTTGCATAATGACGCTGGATATCGTCAAGCTCGGTGTCCAGAAGCAGATCGGCCATCCCCAGGACACCATTCATCGGGGTACGGATTTCATGGCTCATGATGGCCAGGAATTGACTCTTGGCCCTATTGGCCTCCTCAGCCTCCTCCTTGGCTCGCCGCAAGTTCTCTTCAGCCTGCTTTCGCTCGGAAATATCACGGCAGACGCAAAAAACCATCTTTTGTCCCTTGACGGTCACACTGTTGGTCACAATCTCCACATCGTACAAACTACCGTCCTTGCGGCGATGACGCGTTTCAAACCGGTCCCCTTCGCTGCCGACGCTCCCGATCATCTCCAGCAACTGATCGCGACCGACGATTGCCTCCCAGTCCCACACGTACAGATCAAGGACTTCCTCCATACGATATCCAAGCATGTCCGCATAGCTCTGGCTTGCTTCGAACACCTTGCCATGTTGATCGAGAATGACAATACCGTCCCGCGATTGTTCGATCATAATACGGCGCCGTGACGATTCTTCTTTGAGGGCCTCCTCGGCTTGCTTGAGACGATCCAGTGAGGTGGTTTTGCTCCGCAAATCCTTGAGCATCTGATTGAAAGCGGCAGCTAGGGCACCGACTTCGTCGTTCGTCCGAACGGTGACTTCATGATCCCACTGTCCCTCCGAGATCAATCTGGTGGCGTTGATCAACTCCCGGATCGGTCTGAGCGTGTATCCTATCAGAACCGATGAAAAAGCCACGAACAGCAGGAGGATCACAGCGGCAATGAGGCCCAGCAGGGTAACGGTTCTGATCAACTTGCCGGTGGTTTCGCTCGTGGGGATGCCGACGGTCACGTAACCCACATGATGATCACCGTAAACTAGCGGAGAAACGGCAACATGATAATCACGGCCGGCTCGATCCAGCATGCTGCCAACACCGTCCTCCCCTCCCTCGAGGATCACCCGATCAAGATCGCGAAAATCGATATCACCGCCAACCAAACCACCATTTTCATCGAAAACGGCAAAGCCAAGCTTGATCTCTTCACGGAAGGCGGCTGCAAGCTGGTGCAGACTGTTTTTGACAATGAAGCTGCCGATATGTCGGCCCGCCTCAACCCTGGGCAGGTAAACCGGAGTCTGGTAGTCGAGTTGGAAGTGGAGATAGGTGGTACCGTCATCTCCCGCAGACAGTGAAATCCGTTCGCCTCCCGCAAACCGGGGAGGGAACGTCTCGGCCAGCTCGAGATCCTGCTCATCGTAATAGCCCTGGCGATTCGGCTGGAGCAGGATATTTCTCCGGTCGGCCTCCACCCGAATCACCCCCCCGCTTTCGGCGCTATAGACATAACGAAGGAAGTCTGAATCTCCGTCAGTGGCGTAATACATACCAAACGAGTGCGTCCGGCTTGTATCGGCAAAGTGATAGAGTTCACCTATCAGGTTGCTGTCACTGACCGACAAACCGTTTTCCAGCAGATTCTTCTCCGTCGCTATCATCAGAGCGACATCCGCCTGTTGGGAAAAGTACTGGTAGTGCTGCAGGAATGAGGTGATGGAACTGCCGACACGGCGCTGAAAGTTGATCGAGGCGCCAATCAACCGTTCCCGGTTTTCCTGTTTCGTCTCACGATAACTGAGATAAATCGCACCGGACATGGTCGCCAGCGCTGTCAAGAAAACCAGAAGAAGGGTGTAGATGATGAGCTTGAACCTGATATTCATCTGCATCCACGTTCCCGTGGCAAGGAATCGTTCATGTCTTCAGGCCCATCATCCTCCTCCCCGTGGCACAACCGTGTTGCGCAGGAGATCTTCGTGGCTGCCGGCAGCCTGTTCCGGTGTGATCTGCAACTCGAGGAGCTGATGAACCAGCAGCTTGTGCGCCTCGGCCATGGTC encodes the following:
- a CDS encoding ATP-binding protein is translated as MRTTLTLQNRSDLLPLCRSFVRTLSELAGFSDKKEHRIILATEEAFMTTLAGAYEPDETGLIEVYGIIEPHALTVSFCDRGLPFDPATLGEFDPRRLSARDTDLTGIELFFMKEIADQVCWLNHGRDGKELRLAFFRPTPDITEQLPAHDLSPFQPDVPPAPPQNYAIRPVQANEFVQVAQCIYKAYGYSYPNEDMYYPERIATLVESGKLISVVAVDLHGRLAGHYALERFDLGAIVESGQAVISPEHRGRGLMGVMRTRLEAEAMRLGLDGIYSQPVTSHTRSQLVNIKNHSRPFGLSLGLVPQTLNFKRLSVEPLQQRESCLYYYKSLKPVTSKTIYVGAPYRDIVVTIYRQAGMVVSVLPDETAVPLPENASVNTQFHPSWGFGTVIIKENGDDCAKLVKQGLFHLTMKAGAHMVYLVIPLEEQGYSRLLDTARELGFIFSGIAPSALSGKDALRLQFVNCDIDFDRLQIAEDEARLIVDYIRREYQAAALPLCP
- a CDS encoding MFS transporter; amino-acid sequence: MLQLVRTHIDYRWFFIGQVVSQLGDRIHSLALLWLVYSWSGSAAAVGGVMVATSLPGVLFSPLAGSLCDRVSKRTLMIAADLIRFVTVMLLALTAWTGWLNYPILIGATIVISLAGATFNPAALALIPALVPHRLLTQANAMNQLSGSGSAVLGPLFGSLLIAAIGVPLAFFGNGLSFLTSWFCVSRIKIEEPPVAASSLWQDMRDGFSAVVGNQLIKSLLPPIAVVNFFFAAVVVVIPVLAEGVFQRGSTGLGILMSTFGGGMLVGTLLLSLIRSVPRGPVLITAFLLMGSAFLLVGLSTTFTIALAALFTAGCCLTSINILLIVLFQTILPSEFRGKVMALVSATALSLQPIAYGLTGIALELLSPSLVLISSGLVIAGSGCYLWFCRPLRTIQP
- a CDS encoding phenylacetate--CoA ligase family protein, coding for MNLWHHQWPAIATVLAHADRSPFYRQKYGRTSPVAPEDFQNLPVLTRQELYENSYPKSLAMLSCPLEGMIVTSTGGSSGLARYTLLTHQEWLAFASVQAEAMKTLGITSRDVVANLLMAGSLWPSFIGVHDVIRIVGATHLPISANIDLDRIIRFCKEFQPTVLLSLPTLFVFLADKALQEGLRFPRLRMIAYAGEHMSKEAREHIGRALGISTIKALAYTSADAGLMGYQCAHCAAGTYHLPRDFQCIETVDPETLAPCSPEQPGEILVTNLARFSMPIIRYRIGDLATMHGSLCPCGDPNPLFSLQGRAGEDFKLGGGYISMGVVEAAVANYCGGLGTISLNHLLELEDRGNQMEVRLYVEAGDPEQAKAQASSLAAALCTAIPEVQVGLDKRYIRELAVTFVPLGSLERSPITGKVKRLNDKRVQE
- a CDS encoding acyl-CoA reductase, producing the protein MEFYLFGSCIERNEPVDETLMRQVLHQAREVQTSLQSVDHRAIIDLLDALADRWQDPQYPYRRQALEQLPTRIRFSVPMIEAGIDTMIGLLRKENLYARLDCDLGDRRFLQDWTMDSHFNGLIKAQPLGIVAHVSAGNVFVGGVDSLIQGIVTKNVNIMKMSTVDPLFPVLFARSLLDLDSTGVVGRSLALLTWKGGDESVEEVLKQHCDGIVVYGGKQTVHSYRHHLGLHTRLIEYGPKYSFVLVDKTELHKRGLKNTAHQIARDGVMWEQSACSSPHVVYINDRQAARELLEALAESFEEWAGIYPPGPLTDDEATEITKVRELARAEKALGVGDYRFSPHLSWTIVIKEDDAFETSCLHRTLLIKPVANLDVALAAVEQMGHYIQTVALVTDEKTARTAATRLANHGADRFVEPGRMAVRKHGTPHDGTRGLAELVRWVSLARDQYELPVHDCRWRPYSAEEDRFDFIEPSQRQAMVLSRLTTLVEQCRRQSPLLTERYGSLSLASFDDFLRFPLMTGSDYRDHLPPYGDGLLTGPVSGGYTFSSGGTTGRPKLVYRTHEEQQYNAARLGKGLALSVFHPGDTVANLLFAGNLWASFVSYNQALEHTGCRILPISGNLAIESIVAYLRLFKPNGAITIPSVLLGLAAHVEQHRITDIRLEKVATGGEHLFAGAREYLQRVLGISIFASTGYTTNDTGAIGYQCQACQHHLHHVHEDLHYVEILHPETLAPVAVGEIGKIVVTNLQRILMPTIRYDVGDLGRWVDTPCPCGRTTRLFELLGRADDVLIIGGGNVQPETVAAAVHDIDGLSEQFQMVAELAGHLDRLVIRVERSGPHQRSNEELARSLLAQIYQTSKEVKEMVRQRLAAEPRIEILPEGGLERNPKTGKIRLSIDRR